A window of Pyrus communis chromosome 3, drPyrComm1.1, whole genome shotgun sequence genomic DNA:
TTCTATTGCTATTCAGAATCATGAGGTCCAGGAGTTCCAGTCCCGGAGCAGTTGGGCAACTCAATCAGGTCAGTCTGAAGCTCATTTGATTCTTCCTTTTCGTTTTGCTATTTTTCGTATTCGAGCGATATTACTCCTCTAAGCTAGACTAAGAGAAGCAGGGTTTGAATTCGGGACGCAGTGAGTAAAAGAGGAAGCCTCTTTTCGTTGAGATTGTACTGAAATTGTGCCTATTGGTgttgttttgtaggtgaaggAGCCATACAACCTTGCCAGAAAGAACCCGTTTTTCAATGGCCTTTTGAGGCTTGATGATCAGAATCCTAGCCCTCCTACTGTTGATTTTCCGGCAATCCCTGGAAGGCCGAACATTTCTCGTACCATGTCGGATATTGGTAACACTCTCACAAGAAAAGGGCAGGTTCCATTCTCTGATGATAGTGTTCTTGAGCCCTTTGAAAGGGCGAAACTTGGTAAAACTGCTTCATTTGCATTTGCTAATGTTCAGCCCGTTTCTAGCTTTGATTTGGGGAAATTAAATGAGCCCGCCATTGAAGCAAATGATCGTAAGCATGGTAGAGTAAATGGTCTAGCAAGTGTCACAAGTGGGAAATCATTCAGGgtgaaaagaaggaaagaaaaccTGTCCACAGTTTCACTTCCTCAGTCTGCTGCATTGTTTTATAATGGGGACTCGCCGCAATTTGAAATTGTTGCATCGTGTCCAAGCATGTACAAGCTTAATTTGTTTCTTAAAGCCAGAAAGGATGAAGTTAAGGCCGGTGTCGCGGGAAAATTCTTACATGTTGTAATGGCTCAAGATGTTGCTGGTAATGCCTGCCTTTAATTCTCCTTTCCAACATTTCTTTACTTATACTTTTGTGATTTctgtatcattttttttttaaatttacatcCATATGTAAGTAACCACATTGTACTACAGTATGAgtttcaaaacaaacttaatatGCCCTGTATACCCTGAAAAGATAGAAAACATTTGAGTTGTTATCCAGTCTAATACTATATAGATGTTTTGCTGAACTCAATATGTCCATAAACTTTAtcaatacaaattaaaaaagtaaacttaatatttccataaattttATCAATTcgaattgaaaaataaatctaAGAAACACCTGTATTTTGATGCTGATAATGTGTTTCGGATGGGTCGTTGAGATTTCTCTATCTTTCagccaaatttgtaaatttatgtCAGTATACATTTTTGCCTCTCTTTGACAATTTGCAGATGTTGGATCTGTTGCTTCAACCATCAGTTATGCCTTCTACCTGAATGAAACACAAAAATCTGACCAATTCTGCACAGTGCCTGTCATCAACATGAAGAGGTCGGACATAAATTCTAAAGCTGAACTCAAATGGTTACTTGATTCTTGTCAAATTGATCAGTCATCCTTAATATTCGTGGATGAGGTACGCTCCGTTGACTACTggaatttttaatgttttatggTGTTCTTCTATTAGCTTTCACTTAGATAGGTCAGAGACCAAAGATAGGTACGTTTCATTGACTACTggaatttttaatgttttatggTGTTCATCTATTAGCTTCCACTTAGATAGGTCAGTGCTGATGACCAAAGATAGTCCAACTCCTTTTATTTTAACTTTCAGTAAAAGTTTTAATCCCTGTCGTGATTTTCTTGGTGAAACTAAATACAAGATTTACATTATCCCTTCAAGCGTTCTAGAACACAGCCTTAATCCTCAGTTTACTGCCCCCCATGTTGGCTCCCTTACTGCCCCCAATCATTCACCGCTCCCTGCCTCTCCCCTATGTGGAACAACCATATCGTTGAATCATATGTGAATCATTTGGTTTTACAGTTGACTTATCCAgattcttttctctctcattttaaATGCCTTTACCTGTGAGTCTGTGACTAGCTGGGGCCTGACTTATAACTTTTCAATTAGGACATGTCTGTTCAACTTATGAGTTTATCTTTCACATGAAATTTGGAGCAGATTGATCTGTCATATTATGATCTATTTGGGAGTCTTAAAGTAGTTCTATTAAATGGCCACAAGCTCCCAGCCAAGCAAGAGGTAAATCAGATTTGAAAATTTCGATGTACTTGAATTTTTAACCATGGTAAATGATTCATACTCTTGTCTTCCTATAACAGGCATTGAAAGAGGCTGTAGTGGAAAATTTCAATTGCAAACAGGTGCTTTGCTGAACTCAATGTGGATATGTTTAAGCTTATCCTGCTACTTGCTGACACGTTCAATATAGttaagattttgttttgtttaacagGGAGAATCTGTATATCCCTGGGTCAAGAGTGTTACTGTAGCAGAGGTATGATCGAAACTTATTCATTATAACCTTGGCAGCTTCATTATTTTGTCCCAATTGTTCATAACATGAATGAATGTGCTGATTATCGTGTTATAAACAGGATAGCTCATGCTGTACAGTTGTTGCTGAGAAGTTTTCTCTGATTTCACCTGAGATTTTGGCTGGACAAGGATTCAGTAGACTTTTGGTagcttcctttttccttttccatGCTCTAAAATGTGAACAACTTATTTCGAGATTTAAAAGAcatatctctctccctctcatgGCCCACCATAGAGGCCATGTACTTGTGCAGCAACGATATAAACCATTCCCAtgattttaagaaatttttcttggccttttgattttcttttattccttaccctttttatttctttcatctttCCTTTCAGCAGATGTGTATCATGATGGTACCTATTCCCCGTTTCTTTACTTAGGTTCAACTTGTAGCATAAGATAGGTAGTCAGATCCTTACCACTTATAGTAGCTAGCCCTTTGAGTTCCTGGGTGGGAGGATCGGTAGTTGGAAGCATGGTTTGCCATGAATTGCTCTTAAGTTTGGACTTTTAGTTTTCCCTCCATTGCCTTATTACATTACTTTTCCTCTGGAATTCCTATTTCTTGCAGTTAGCTGCCATCCTTTTAGACTCCACAAACTTGTGCAGTTCTCATTGTTCGACCAAGGATAAGTACATGTCTGCACTGTTAATCCATGGTGCTGGTCGCTTTGGATGCAATGGCCTTTACCAGTTATGTATGTATCATCCACTACGTGCCTATCTatctttttaatttactttattTCCTCAAAACTTCTTCCtctaaataaaattttttatttcagtgAGATACAAAATGTACAATGTATCTAATCTCAAGATTAGTGATATATTGCGCAAGGATTTCAAAAAGTGGACAAGAGTAGGTCTGGACTTGAACTAACCTCAGTCCTTTTAAGCTTGTCAtgggatttgtttttgccctTCAACATAATGGAATATCCTTCCACTAACATAATAGTTGTTCAAACAGGTAAACCAGAGGGTCCTGGTGCTAGAACATCACAAATCGGGATGAGTTCCACTGGAATGCCAATTGCACAGCTTCTTGAACATGAGAACGCCTCAGTGCgtgaaattaaaaatttccaACGTAAGTataaaattttctttcattAAATTCTCGTGAGGTAGTTGATCCATAAACATCTTT
This region includes:
- the LOC137727971 gene encoding uncharacterized protein isoform X2; the encoded protein is MRSRSSSPGAVGQLNQVKEPYNLARKNPFFNGLLRLDDQNPSPPTVDFPAIPGRPNISRTMSDIGNTLTRKGQVPFSDDSVLEPFERAKLGKTASFAFANVQPVSSFDLGKLNEPAIEANDRKHGRVNGLASVTSGKSFRVKRRKENLSTVSLPQSAALFYNGDSPQFEIVASCPSMYKLNLFLKARKDEVKAGVAGKFLHVVMAQDVADVGSVASTISYAFYLNETQKSDQFCTVPVINMKRSDINSKAELKWLLDSCQIDQSSLIFVDEIDLSYYDLFGSLKVVLLNGHKLPAKQEALKEAVVENFNCKQGESVYPWVKSVTVAEDSSCCTVVAEKFSLISPEILAGQGFSRLLLAAILLDSTNLCSSHCSTKDKYMSALLIHGAGRFGCNGLYQLCKPEGPGARTSQIGMSSTGMPIAQLLEHENASVREIKNFQQMEKLRLLVVVSGYYDSKKNFKREILVSAESVELMKNLLFFFNSGASQLPLKAIHQPGLGEEEMQVFEIDKVTSRKTIERLLEEFGGTSKG
- the LOC137727971 gene encoding uncharacterized protein isoform X1; translated protein: MRSRSSSPGAVGQLNQVKEPYNLARKNPFFNGLLRLDDQNPSPPTVDFPAIPGRPNISRTMSDIGNTLTRKGQVPFSDDSVLEPFERAKLGKTASFAFANVQPVSSFDLGKLNEPAIEANDRKHGRVNGLASVTSGKSFRVKRRKENLSTVSLPQSAALFYNGDSPQFEIVASCPSMYKLNLFLKARKDEVKAGVAGKFLHVVMAQDVADVGSVASTISYAFYLNETQKSDQFCTVPVINMKRSDINSKAELKWLLDSCQIDQSSLIFVDEIDLSYYDLFGSLKVVLLNGHKLPAKQEALKEAVVENFNCKQGESVYPWVKSVTVAEDSSCCTVVAEKFSLISPEILAGQGFSRLLLAAILLDSTNLCSSHCSTKDKYMSALLIHGAGRFGCNGLYQLLRYKMYNVSNLKISDILRKDFKKWTRVGKPEGPGARTSQIGMSSTGMPIAQLLEHENASVREIKNFQQMEKLRLLVVVSGYYDSKKNFKREILVSAESVELMKNLLFFFNSGASQLPLKAIHQPGLGEEEMQVFEIDKVTSRKTIERLLEEFGGTSKG